One Peromyscus leucopus breed LL Stock chromosome 4, UCI_PerLeu_2.1, whole genome shotgun sequence genomic region harbors:
- the LOC114687263 gene encoding ubiquitin carboxyl-terminal hydrolase 1-like — protein sequence MPGVIPSESNGLSRGSPSKKNRLSLKFFQKKETKRALDFTDSQENEEKASEYRGAEIDQVVPAAQSSPINCEKRENLLPFVGLNNLGNTCYLNSILQVLYFCPGFKSGVKHLFNIISRKKEALKDDSNQKDKGSCKEDPLASYELICSLQSLIISVEQLQASFLLNPEKYTDELATQPRRLLNTLRELNPMYEGYLQHDAQEVLQCILGNIQETCQLLKKEEVKNLAELSTKVEEKSHQKEEMSGVNNTEMDSMRNLEDFKEKLPKGNWKRKSDSESGNLKKKVKLSKEPQSLEENQRQTRSKRKATGDTVEISKIIPKCVSENESARPSQKKSKVKINWLKSTTKQPSILSKFCSLGKITTNQRSKGQPKENEYDLEEDLGKNESENTANGGILESPGSSVKPVHVSEVKPINKGAEQVGFELVEKLFQGQLVLRTRCLECESLTERREDFQDISVPVQEDELSKVEESSEISPEPKTEMKTLRWAISQFASVERIVGEDKYFCENCHHYTEAERSLLFDKMPEVITIHLKCFAASGLEFDCYGGGLSKINTPLLTPLKLSLEEWSTKPTNDSYGLFAVVMHSGITISSGHYTASVKVTDLNSLELDKGNFVVDQMCELGKPEPLNEEEARGMAENYGDEVSIRVGGNAQPSKVLNKKNVEAVGLLGGQKSKADYELYNKASNPDKVAGTALAENRNSETNDTNGTHESDRNKESSDQTGINMNGFENKISYVVQSLKEYEGKWLLFDDSEVKVTEEKDFLNSLSPSTSPTSTPYLLFYKKL from the coding sequence atgcctggTGTCATACCTAGTGAAAGTAATGGGCTTTCAAGAGGTAGTCCATCGAAGAAGAACAGACTTTCTTTGAAGTTTtttcagaaaaaggaaactaAAAGAGCTTTAGATTTCACCGATtctcaagaaaatgaagaaaaagcttCTGAATACAGAGGAGCTGAGATTGACCAAGTTGTTCCTGCGGCACAATCCTCACCAATAAActgtgagaagagagaaaaccTGTTACCATTTGTGGGACTGAATAATCTTGGCAACACTTGCTATCTGAATAGTATTCTTCAGGTGTTATACTTTTGTCCTGGTTTTAAGTCTGGAGTGAAGcacttatttaatattatttcaaggaagaaagaagctcTGAAGGATGACTCTAATCAGAAAGATAAGGGAAGCTGCAAAGAAGATCCTTTGGCAAGTTATGAGCTTATATGCAGTTTACAGTCCTTAATAATTTCAGTTGAACAGCTTCAAGCTAGTTTTCTCTTAAATCCAGAGAAATATACAGATGAACTTGCTACACAGCCAAGGCGACTGCTTAACACACTCAGGGAACTCAACCCTATGTATGAAGGATATCTACAGCATGATGCACAGGAAGTGCTACAGTGTATTCTGGGAAACATTCAAGAAACATGTCAACtcctaaaaaaagaagaagtgaaaAACTTGGCTGAATTATCTACTAAGGtagaagaaaaatctcatcaGAAAGAGGAGATGAGTGGAGTCAACAACACGGAGATGGACAGTATGAGGAATTTGGAggactttaaagaaaaacttccaaaaggaaactggaaaagaaaaagtgacagTGAGTCTGGTAACctgaagaaaaaagttaaattgTCCAAGGAACCCCAGTCATTGGAAGAGAACCAGAGACAAACTAGATCAAAAAGAAAAGCTACAGGTGACACAGTTGAGATTTCTAAAATCATCCCCAAGTGTGTTTCTGAAAATGAGAGTGCAAGACCCtctcaaaagaaatcaaaagttaAAATCAATTGGCTAAAGTCTACAACTAAGCAGCCCAGCATTCTTTCTAAGTTCTGTAGTCTggggaaaataacaacaaaccagCGATCCAAAGGACAACCTAAAGAGAACGAGTATGACCTGGAAGAGGACTTAGGGAAGAACGAAAGTGAGAACACAGCCAATGGTGGTATTCTCGAATCTCCAGGAAGCAGTGTTAAACCTGTGCACGTTAGTGAAGTTAAGCCCATAAACAAAGGTGCAGAACAAGTTGGTTTTGAACTCGTAGAGAAATTATTTCAAGGTCAGCTAGTATTAAGGACTCGCTGTTTGGAATGTGAAAGCttaacagaaagaagagaagattTTCAGGATATTAGTGTCCCGGTACAAGAAGATGAGCTTTCTAAAGTTGAGGAGAGCTCTGAAATTTCTCCAGAgccaaaaacagaaatgaagaccTTAAGATGGGCAATTTCACAGTTTGCTTCAGTGGAGAGAATTGTAGGGgaagataaatatttttgtgaaaattGCCATCATTATACAGAAGCAGAGCGAAGTCTCTTATTTGATAAAATGCCTGAAGTTATCACTATCCATCTGAAGTGCTTTGCTGCTAGTGGCTTGGAGTTTGATTGTTATGGTGGTGGACTTTCCAAGATCAACACTCCTTTATTGACACCTCTTAAACTGTCACTAGAAGAATGGAGTACAAAGCCGACTAATGACAGCTATGGATTATTTGCTGTTGTGATGCACAGTGGCATTACTATTAGTAGTGGGCACTACACTGCTTCTGTGAAAGTCACTGACCTTAACAGTCTAGAACTAGATAAAGGGAATTTTGTGGTTGACCAGATGTGTGAACTAGGTAAGCCAGAGCCATTGAATGAGGAGGAAGCAAGGGGGATGGCTGAAAATTACGGTGATGAAGTGTCAATTAGAGTTGGTGGAAATGCCCAGCCAAGTAAAGTtttgaacaaaaaaaatgtagaagCTGTTGGACTTCTTGGAGGACAAAAGAGCAAAGCAGATTATGAACTGTACAACAAAGCGTCTAATCCTGATAAAGTTGCCGGGACAGCGTTGGCTGAAAATAGAAATTCTGAAACTAATGATACAAATGGGACCCACGAATCCGACAGGAACAAGGAATCCAGTGACCAAACAGGCATTAACATGAATGGATTTGAGAACAAAATTTCCTATGTAGTGCAAAGCTTAAAGGAGTACGAGGGGAAATGGTTGCTCTTTGATGACTCTGAAGTAAAAGTCACAGAAGAGAAGGACTTTTTgaattctctttccccttctacATCTCCTACATCTACTCCCTACTTGCtattttataagaaattataG